A single window of Carassius gibelio isolate Cgi1373 ecotype wild population from Czech Republic chromosome A19, carGib1.2-hapl.c, whole genome shotgun sequence DNA harbors:
- the tmem79a gene encoding transmembrane protein 79, protein MITDRQSSPENQTDLNMLKHADELRPPEPSELHSCDGDQPESDRTETQEKPRDISDGSLADDEDDGEQLQDAWCPEKAAQAFTPNVMIVQPTGHEDVQKHIEMEKIPLYVHSFHTNPPEHFHPPWIDDIDKPQNSCVDAMRLCVCVTAAAVFFPLLTWGGYKLLPFDAPPLDSSALRLIYTLRCAFFAIIPIVLGVLVQGVSRVRFGTLKPLFDGMWENREVVVHHHFVRDSLHLYLLYFLQLAVMATYTQQEMLKLVPLLTIIFVLGRLIYWVCVVFGSSVRAFGFALSFLPLLVLLGANLYFIGSVSGQEAVFHVAPPPTAPPPKQRWWG, encoded by the exons ATGATCACAGATCGACAGTCCAGCCCAGAAAATCAGACTGATCTGAACATGCTGAAGCATGCAGACGAGCTCAGACCTCCAGAGCCCAGCGAGCTCCACAGCTGTGATGGAGATCAGCCGGAGAGCGACCGGACGGAGACGCAGGAGAAGCCACGGGACATCAGTGACGGCTCGCTCGCTGATGACGAGGACGATGGAGAACAGCTCCAGGACGCCTGGTGTCCAGAGAAAGCCGCGCAGGCGTTCACACCGAACGTGATGATCGTGCAGCCGACGGGACACGAGGACGTCCAGAAGCACATCGAGATGGAGAAGATTCCTCTGTATGTGCACAGCTTCCACACGAACCCTCCTGAACACTTCCACCCGCCGTGGATCGATGACATAGACAAACCCCAAA acAGTTGTGTGGACGCTATgcggttgtgtgtttgtgtaacggCTGCCGCGGTGTTTTTCCCGTTACTAACATGGGGAGGATACAAGCTCCTCCCCTTTGATGCCCCTCCCCTCGACAGCTCCGCCCTCAGACTGATCTACACACTGCGCTGTGCATTCTTTGCCATCATTCCCATCGTGCTGG GAGTGCTGGTTCAGGGTGTGTCTCGTGTGAGGTTCGGGACGCTGAAGCCTCTGTTTGACGGGATGTGGGAGAATCGTGAGGTGGTTGTTCACCATCATTTCGTGCGAGACTCGCTGCACCTGTACCTGCTCTACTTCCTGCAGCTCGCTGTCATGGCAACGTACACCCAACAGGAAATGCTCAAACTGGTGCCGCTCCTCACCATCATCTTCGTCCTCGGCAG GTTGATCTACtgggtgtgtgttgtgttcggcaGCAGTGTACGAGCATTTGGATTCGCTCTCTCCTTCCTGCCTCTGCTTGTTCTGCTGGGCGCAAACCTTTATTTCATTGGCTCGGTGAGCGGACAGGAGGCGGTGTTTCATGTGGCCCCGCCCCCAACAGCTCCGCCCCCTAAACAGAGGTGGTGGGGCTGA
- the glmp gene encoding glycosylated lysosomal membrane protein has product MSTFTANLIFSVLFLVFGAALGLLGNGDKFRRKVSVELNPGLTHPWVLPPGVNLVHVQGLGLNDTLHFLLCNHGAPALLMVHTNSTQSSVQVDWPSFIKSSSPRSLKVEPQSSVLYSSALVFTRVWEYDDVNNTADPQQTAESSFYPPYELQNFIWSDLNKTGDQSNHTLQLCGGENTESFVNGSLCLQFSAFESVGRDQPWPSLHHNANSSQLHVWLKGVTPRGNHSRFALEFQSVGDSGFEGRVDVYSSIDDEYTPSIFKVSQWVSSPVNSTGVWGYNQWKPVAYRKADPVFEDATPCKHSQLVSMTHIPQSRLVQAYFTNDTQTYGLNISFGIEKDPAFYSDTKYISWTVLVGLGDPPADSFSTLIIIIITVGLGTPLVIIIVGGVFVWLRKKRSQSSGYEPIN; this is encoded by the exons GTGTCTGTAGAGCTGAATCCCGGTCTGACTCATCCGTGGGTTCTTCCTCCTGGAGTGAATCTGGTTCATGTGCAAGGTCTGGGGCTCAATGACACCCTTCACTTCCTGTTGTGTAATCATGGAGCTCCAGCGCTGTTAATGGTTCACACGAACAGCACACAGTCATCAGTGCAGGTGGACTGGCCTTCCTTCATCAAAAGCAGTTCACCCAGAAGCCTGAAGGTGGAGCCGCAGAGTAGTGTGCTCTACAGCAGCGCACTAGTGTTCACCAGA GTTTGGGAGTATGATGATGTCAATAACACCGCAGACCCCCAGCAGACCGCAGAGTCCAGCTTTTACCCTCCATACGAGCTCCAGAACTTCATCTGGTCAGACCTGAACAAAACGGGCGATCAGTCAAATCACACATTACAGCTGTGCGGTGGAGAGAATACGGAGAGTTTCGTCAACGGCTCCCTCTGTCTGCAG TTCTCAGCGTTTGAGTCAGTGGGTCGTGATCAACCCTGGCCGAGTCTCCATCATAACGCTAACTCCTCACAGCTTCACGTGTGGCTGAAGGGTGTGACGCCACGAGGAAACCACTCCAGATTCGCTCTGGAGTTTCAGTCTGTAGGCGACTCTGGATTCGAGGGACGAGTGGATGTTTACAGCTCCATAGACGATGAGTACACACCCTCCATCTTCAAG GTGTCTCAGTGGGTGTCGTCTCCGGTGAACAGCACTGGTGTTTGGGGTTATAATCAGTGGAAGCCCGTGGCGTATCGTAAAGCTGATCCGGTGTTTGAGGACGCCACCCCGTGCAAACACTCCCAGCTCGTGTCCATGACCCACATCCCTCAGTCCCGTCTGGTTCAGGCGTATTTCACAAATGATACTCAGACGTACGGCCTCAACATCAGCTTCGGCATCGAAAAAGACCCAGCGTTTTACAGCGACACCAAATACATCAGCTG GACGGTTTTAGTGGGCCTGGGCGATCCTCCAGCCGATTCGTTCTCCACGTTAATCATTATCATCATAACCGTTGGACTTGGCACTCCTCTGGTCATCATTATCGTGGGTGGAGTGTTTGTTTGGCTCCGCAAGAAGAGGTCACAGTCTTCAGGCTACGAGCCAATCAACTGA